Proteins from one Deinococcus apachensis DSM 19763 genomic window:
- a CDS encoding Ig-like domain-containing protein: MKRAPLLLTLTAGLLLSACGQVAPGSGALGPGGATPPTAAVTHIDVSAPAGGTPTVTLTAEDGKTYTVPSTGADLTLPPGTYTVTAPPYESGPYTYAAPDSTLTVKAGETPKLNVTYVPITGALTITVTNDDLASPEGALQAQALTATVVTGPGGYTKTITESGTYTLTNLQPGEYTVTGPSGQTSTFTVVAGQTALGGTVTLSGVAQLAFAGLPDGVRPTLRLVNARGGGYRIPSDLIVRDLVPGTYTLKAADVSAGGFTYHAADVPFTVEVGITSTPKLTFAAIDARATVSVLSEPGVTPDVTLSGPGGFTRAFTATGDVTLDHLAPGEYTLTANTVTVDGFDYAPSTTPVTLTVAAGQTVPFTAAYGVRTAQLDVGTTGLPSGSSAALTLRDAAGATLPVPEGGHLSGLKPGEYTLLGADVDAGGFTYQALNVPVTLTAGQTAHATRAYAAVDGQLNATVTTPQGVTPAVTLSAPDGSGLPFTSGVPLPHLKPGNYTLAAAPVTAGDYDYAATVPAPLRVTAGQVARADVSYQATTGALDLDLQGLPQGATLNLEAPDGTLIPVSSGTHLGHLKPGRYTLAGTLTQGGFAYTASTPLSSTVGAGQAVTLSVTYTAQDVAAPTGVTLTQLDSALVAPGRMTFTANARDNGVVRSFQLLRGEDVVDTRAGTFDSDGSFGATFTLTDLPAGAYTYRVRAVDAAGNTATSAESTFTVAVPNHAPVVTNHPGDPAPEAGSAALTYDAADFLQDPDGDALTFTVTSSDPSVASVTMVPSAGAGVFELRPLKAGTATITATANDGQATSEPMTFPVTVATANHAPVVANTPADLTLTTGQSRDVDLAAIFTDADGDALTLTAVSSDPGAVSIRQNGSVLTVDAPLAGSATVTLTAADGQGGTATAKFKVTVSAPNTPPTIAPLTDVKFELGRGGAVVLASAFADADGDALTITATSDNPGAVSTSVSGGVVSAQAVGRGAATVTVKADDGRGGVVSRTLRVASDLRQAFISDYVDGSDGRAAIQVYYPDDGMSGMQTGYELFFHQYVKATGQVRVFSLPFLPFYPGQPYIILNSNFYDFFDITNAYYYNEEAYFSLDGYVLNALVLKKDGVVVDVLGDPNATVAKPILPAGGTLVRKSGTPFGSPSFSVTEWNSYPKDTFMFLGRHQP, encoded by the coding sequence ATGAAGCGCGCGCCCCTCCTGCTCACCCTCACCGCGGGCCTGCTGCTCTCCGCCTGCGGCCAGGTCGCTCCCGGCAGCGGTGCCCTCGGCCCCGGCGGCGCCACCCCGCCCACTGCCGCCGTCACCCACATCGACGTCAGCGCGCCCGCGGGCGGCACCCCTACCGTCACCCTCACCGCTGAGGACGGGAAGACCTACACCGTCCCCAGCACAGGCGCGGACCTCACCCTGCCCCCCGGCACCTACACCGTCACCGCCCCGCCGTACGAGAGCGGCCCCTACACCTACGCCGCGCCGGACAGCACCCTCACCGTGAAAGCGGGCGAAACCCCGAAGCTGAACGTCACGTACGTGCCCATCACCGGCGCGCTCACCATCACGGTGACGAATGACGACCTCGCCTCGCCCGAGGGGGCTCTCCAGGCGCAGGCGCTCACTGCGACCGTCGTCACCGGCCCCGGCGGGTACACGAAAACGATTACCGAGAGCGGCACCTACACCCTCACGAACCTCCAGCCGGGCGAGTACACCGTCACCGGGCCCAGCGGGCAGACCAGCACCTTCACCGTCGTCGCCGGGCAGACCGCGCTGGGCGGCACCGTCACCCTCAGCGGCGTCGCGCAACTGGCCTTCGCGGGGCTCCCCGACGGAGTGCGCCCTACCCTGCGCCTCGTCAACGCCCGCGGTGGCGGCTACCGCATTCCCAGTGATCTCATCGTGCGTGACCTGGTGCCCGGCACGTACACCCTCAAGGCGGCAGATGTCTCGGCCGGGGGGTTCACGTACCACGCCGCGGACGTCCCCTTCACGGTGGAAGTGGGCATCACCAGCACGCCCAAACTCACCTTCGCCGCGATCGACGCGCGCGCCACCGTCAGTGTCCTCAGCGAACCCGGCGTGACGCCCGACGTGACCCTCAGCGGCCCCGGCGGCTTCACCCGCGCCTTCACCGCCACCGGCGACGTCACCCTCGACCACCTCGCGCCCGGCGAGTACACCCTCACCGCGAACACCGTCACGGTGGACGGCTTCGACTACGCACCGAGCACCACGCCCGTCACCCTCACGGTCGCCGCCGGACAGACGGTTCCCTTTACCGCCGCCTACGGGGTGCGCACCGCGCAGCTCGACGTGGGAACGACCGGCCTGCCCAGCGGGAGCAGCGCGGCCCTCACCCTGCGTGACGCCGCGGGCGCGACCCTCCCCGTGCCCGAAGGCGGGCACCTGAGCGGCCTGAAGCCCGGCGAGTACACCCTGCTCGGCGCGGATGTGGACGCGGGCGGCTTCACCTACCAGGCGCTGAACGTGCCCGTCACCCTCACCGCCGGGCAGACCGCTCACGCGACCAGAGCCTACGCCGCCGTGGACGGGCAACTGAACGCCACCGTCACCACCCCCCAGGGCGTGACGCCAGCCGTGACGCTCAGCGCCCCGGATGGCTCAGGCCTGCCCTTCACGAGTGGCGTCCCCCTGCCACACCTGAAGCCCGGCAACTACACCCTTGCCGCCGCGCCCGTCACCGCCGGGGACTACGACTACGCGGCCACAGTGCCCGCCCCGCTGAGGGTCACTGCCGGTCAGGTGGCCCGCGCGGACGTCAGCTATCAGGCGACCACCGGCGCGCTCGACCTCGATCTGCAGGGGCTGCCGCAGGGGGCCACGCTGAACCTGGAGGCTCCGGACGGCACCCTCATCCCGGTGAGCAGCGGCACGCACCTCGGGCACCTGAAGCCCGGGCGCTACACCCTGGCGGGCACCCTGACCCAGGGCGGCTTTGCCTACACGGCGAGCACGCCGCTGAGCAGCACGGTGGGTGCCGGGCAGGCGGTCACCCTGAGCGTCACCTACACCGCACAGGACGTCGCGGCGCCCACCGGCGTGACGCTCACCCAGCTGGACTCGGCGCTGGTCGCGCCGGGGCGCATGACCTTCACCGCGAACGCCCGCGACAACGGCGTCGTGCGCTCCTTCCAGCTGCTGCGCGGCGAGGACGTGGTCGACACCCGCGCGGGCACCTTCGACTCGGACGGCAGTTTCGGCGCGACGTTCACCCTCACGGACCTGCCCGCCGGGGCGTACACCTACCGCGTGCGGGCGGTGGACGCCGCGGGGAACACCGCGACCAGCGCCGAGTCCACCTTCACCGTCGCCGTGCCCAACCATGCGCCGGTTGTCACGAATCACCCCGGGGACCCCGCGCCCGAGGCGGGCTCGGCCGCCCTGACCTACGACGCGGCCGACTTCCTTCAGGACCCCGACGGGGACGCCCTGACCTTCACGGTGACCAGCAGCGACCCCAGCGTCGCGAGCGTGACGATGGTCCCCTCGGCGGGCGCGGGCGTCTTCGAGCTGCGTCCCCTGAAGGCGGGCACGGCGACCATCACCGCCACGGCCAATGACGGCCAGGCGACGAGCGAGCCCATGACCTTCCCGGTCACCGTCGCTACCGCCAATCACGCGCCGGTGGTGGCGAACACTCCGGCGGACCTGACCCTCACCACCGGGCAGTCCAGGGACGTCGACCTCGCGGCGATCTTCACGGACGCCGACGGGGACGCCCTCACCCTCACCGCCGTGAGCAGCGACCCCGGCGCCGTCTCCATCCGCCAGAACGGTTCCGTGCTCACCGTCGACGCGCCCCTTGCCGGAAGCGCCACCGTGACGCTCACCGCCGCCGACGGGCAGGGCGGCACCGCCACGGCGAAGTTCAAGGTGACGGTCAGCGCGCCCAACACCCCGCCCACCATCGCCCCCCTGACGGACGTGAAGTTCGAGCTCGGGCGCGGCGGGGCGGTCGTTCTCGCCTCCGCATTCGCCGACGCGGACGGTGACGCGCTGACGATCACGGCGACGAGCGACAACCCGGGCGCGGTGAGCACCAGCGTGTCCGGCGGCGTCGTGAGCGCCCAGGCGGTGGGCCGCGGCGCGGCGACCGTCACCGTCAAGGCCGACGATGGCCGCGGCGGCGTGGTGAGCCGCACCCTGCGCGTGGCCTCAGACCTGCGCCAGGCGTTTATCAGCGACTACGTCGACGGCTCGGACGGCCGCGCGGCGATTCAGGTGTACTACCCGGATGACGGGATGAGCGGCATGCAGACCGGGTACGAGCTGTTTTTCCACCAGTACGTCAAGGCCACCGGCCAGGTGCGGGTGTTCAGCCTGCCGTTCCTGCCCTTCTACCCGGGCCAGCCGTACATCATCCTGAACTCGAACTTCTACGACTTCTTCGACATCACCAACGCGTATTACTACAACGAGGAGGCGTACTTCAGCCTCGACGGGTACGTGCTGAACGCGCTGGTGCTCAAGAAGGACGGCGTGGTCGTCGACGTGCTGGGGGACCCGAACGCGACGGTGGCCAAGCCGATCCTGCCAGCGGGCGGCACCCTGGTGCGCAAGAGCGGCACGCCCTTCGGGTCGCCGAGCTTCAGCGTCACCGAGTGGAACAGCTATCCCAAGGACACCTTCATGTTCCTGGGCCGCCACCAACCCTGA
- a CDS encoding S41 family peptidase, with product MTSLPLAETLLLRQPALSADHLAFVYAGDLWITDHDGGNIRRLTATPGHKQTPHFSPDGRFLAFSGHDDGSASVYIVPVEGGTPRRLTFHPGDDLIRGWTPDGQVLFASARETIAARVRRLYTLPLEGGHPTALPMPMAERGAFSPDGRRLAYTPFGEPFWSWKRYRGGMTVPVRLLDLATLDEVEVPHENATDTFPCWLGDALYFLSDRRGTVNVWRHVPGTGDAQQVTFHDDFDVRSLTSGAGRLAYEQGGRVHLLTPGEAPEALRITVSADLPNTRPRYVKVAPHVTAFNLSPTGARAVFAARGEIVTVPSGKGDPRNLTNTPGACERDPAWSPDGQSVAYLSDASGEYRLVVADQKGDVRRTYTLGDSPSFYYSPLWSPDGTRVAYTDKALNLSYLVLETGEVVRVDTDTYDHPLRSLDPAWSPDGQWLTYTKRLPNHLRAVFVHEVSRGESWQVTDGMSDAISARFSRDGRLLYFAASVNYGLNTGWLDMSSYERPVTRSLYVAVLRRDDPSPLAPRSDEEPETRQPEATSNETRPLESVRIDLDGLGQRIVALPVPPGEYSRLETAEDRLFYLERDPTALVNPEQETELHVLRAWDTTKREVREFMPKVSDYRVSADGKKLLYASGPPATYAVVDVAEPPKPEDGRLDLDRAEVRVEPRAEWAQIFAEAVRIHRDFFYDPEMHGLDWAAVAERYRAFLPHVAHREDLNFLLAELSGELVVGHAYVAGGDVPRGENRRVGLLGADYEVEGGRYRFRRILSGLNWNPDLRAPLTEPGVNVREGEYLLAVNGRPLRAPDNIYALFEQTADRVTELRVSPTPDDADARTVTVRPIDDERRLRLRAWIEANRRRVDELSGGRVAYVYLADTARAGYEAFNRYYFSQLDRQGVVLDERFNGGGSVADYVVDLLDRPLLSYWATREGGTFASPNASIFGPKAMVINELAGSGGDALPHFFRRRGLGTIVGKRTWGGLIGIYDYPPLIDGGTFTSPRLAIFSSEGEWEVENVGVAPDVEVDLTTKLAVEGRDPQLERAVELVLAELEVNPPRVVPRPAPDPRAVQESAARKERTQSV from the coding sequence ATGACGTCCCTGCCCCTCGCCGAGACCCTCCTGCTCCGCCAGCCTGCCCTGAGTGCCGACCACCTCGCGTTCGTGTATGCCGGGGATCTCTGGATCACGGACCATGATGGTGGAAACATCCGCCGCCTCACCGCCACACCCGGCCACAAGCAGACCCCGCACTTCTCGCCGGATGGGCGCTTCCTGGCCTTCAGTGGCCACGACGATGGTTCGGCCAGCGTCTACATCGTGCCGGTCGAGGGCGGCACGCCCCGGCGCCTCACGTTCCACCCGGGTGACGACCTCATACGCGGGTGGACGCCGGACGGCCAGGTCCTGTTCGCCTCCGCCCGTGAGACCATCGCCGCCCGCGTGCGCCGCCTCTACACCCTCCCCCTGGAGGGCGGGCATCCCACGGCCCTGCCCATGCCGATGGCGGAGCGAGGTGCCTTCTCGCCTGACGGGCGCCGCCTCGCCTACACGCCGTTCGGCGAACCCTTCTGGTCCTGGAAAAGGTACCGGGGCGGCATGACCGTGCCGGTCCGCCTGCTCGACCTGGCCACCCTCGACGAGGTCGAGGTGCCGCACGAGAATGCCACCGACACTTTCCCTTGCTGGTTGGGGGACGCCCTGTACTTCCTCTCGGACCGCCGCGGCACCGTGAACGTCTGGCGGCACGTGCCTGGGACTGGCGATGCCCAGCAGGTCACCTTCCACGACGACTTCGACGTGCGCTCGCTCACCTCCGGCGCGGGTCGCCTCGCCTACGAGCAGGGCGGGCGCGTGCATCTCCTCACCCCCGGCGAGGCCCCCGAGGCGCTGAGGATCACGGTCTCCGCTGACCTCCCGAACACCCGCCCGCGCTATGTGAAGGTTGCGCCGCACGTCACCGCGTTCAACCTGTCGCCCACCGGCGCCCGGGCCGTGTTCGCCGCCCGCGGCGAGATCGTGACCGTGCCCAGCGGGAAGGGCGACCCGCGCAACCTCACGAACACGCCCGGCGCCTGCGAGCGTGATCCCGCGTGGTCGCCGGACGGGCAATCGGTCGCCTACCTCTCCGACGCGAGCGGCGAGTACCGGCTCGTCGTCGCCGACCAGAAGGGCGACGTGCGCCGCACCTACACGCTCGGCGACTCGCCGTCGTTCTACTACAGCCCGCTCTGGTCACCGGACGGGACGCGTGTCGCCTACACGGACAAGGCCCTGAACCTCTCGTATCTCGTCCTGGAGACGGGCGAGGTCGTGCGGGTGGACACCGACACCTACGACCACCCGCTGCGCAGCCTAGACCCGGCCTGGTCGCCGGACGGGCAGTGGCTCACGTACACCAAGCGGCTGCCGAACCACCTGAGGGCCGTGTTTGTCCACGAAGTCTCGCGTGGCGAGTCGTGGCAGGTCACCGACGGCATGAGTGACGCCATCAGTGCCCGTTTCAGCCGTGACGGGCGCCTGCTGTATTTCGCGGCGAGCGTCAACTACGGGCTCAACACCGGCTGGCTCGACATGTCCTCCTACGAGCGGCCCGTCACGCGTAGCCTGTACGTCGCCGTGCTGCGGCGCGATGACCCCTCGCCCCTCGCGCCGCGGAGTGACGAGGAACCCGAGACCCGGCAGCCGGAAGCCACCTCCAACGAGACCCGTCCGCTCGAGTCCGTCCGCATCGACCTCGACGGGCTCGGACAGCGCATCGTCGCCCTGCCCGTCCCGCCCGGCGAGTACTCGCGCCTGGAGACGGCCGAGGACCGCCTGTTCTACCTGGAGCGCGACCCCACGGCCCTGGTGAACCCGGAGCAGGAAACCGAGCTGCACGTCCTGCGCGCCTGGGACACCACGAAGCGCGAGGTGCGCGAGTTCATGCCGAAGGTGAGCGACTACCGCGTCAGCGCCGACGGGAAAAAGCTGCTGTATGCCAGCGGGCCGCCCGCCACCTACGCCGTCGTGGACGTGGCCGAACCGCCGAAGCCCGAGGACGGCCGCCTTGACCTCGACCGTGCCGAAGTGCGCGTCGAGCCGCGCGCGGAGTGGGCGCAGATCTTCGCAGAGGCCGTGCGCATCCACCGCGACTTCTTCTACGACCCGGAGATGCACGGCCTCGACTGGGCGGCGGTGGCCGAACGTTACCGCGCGTTCCTGCCACACGTCGCGCACCGCGAGGACCTCAACTTCCTGCTCGCGGAGCTGTCGGGCGAACTCGTCGTGGGCCACGCCTACGTCGCGGGTGGCGACGTGCCGCGCGGGGAGAACCGGCGGGTCGGCCTGCTCGGCGCCGACTACGAGGTCGAAGGCGGCCGCTACCGCTTCCGGCGCATCCTCAGCGGCCTGAACTGGAACCCGGACCTGCGCGCGCCCCTTACGGAGCCCGGCGTCAACGTTCGTGAGGGCGAGTACCTCCTCGCCGTGAACGGGCGGCCGCTGCGCGCGCCCGACAACATCTACGCCCTCTTCGAGCAGACCGCCGACCGCGTGACCGAGCTGCGGGTGAGCCCGACCCCGGACGACGCCGACGCCCGTACCGTCACCGTGCGGCCCATCGACGACGAGCGCCGGCTGCGGCTGCGCGCCTGGATCGAGGCGAACCGCCGCCGCGTGGACGAGCTCTCCGGCGGGCGCGTCGCGTACGTCTACCTGGCCGACACCGCCCGCGCCGGGTACGAGGCGTTCAACCGCTACTACTTCTCGCAGCTTGACCGGCAAGGGGTGGTGCTTGACGAACGCTTCAACGGCGGAGGCTCGGTCGCGGACTACGTGGTGGACCTGCTCGACCGTCCCCTGCTGAGCTACTGGGCGACGCGCGAGGGGGGCACCTTTGCCTCGCCCAATGCCTCGATCTTCGGACCAAAGGCCATGGTCATCAATGAACTCGCGGGCTCCGGCGGGGACGCCCTGCCGCACTTCTTCCGTCGGCGTGGGCTGGGCACCATCGTCGGGAAGCGTACCTGGGGCGGACTGATCGGCATCTACGACTACCCACCCCTGATCGACGGCGGGACGTTCACCTCGCCGCGTCTCGCCATCTTCAGCTCGGAAGGTGAGTGGGAGGTCGAGAACGTGGGGGTCGCGCCCGATGTCGAGGTCGACCTCACGACGAAGCTCGCGGTGGAGGGACGCGACCCCCAGCTGGAGCGCGCGGTGGAACTGGTCCTGGCGGAACTGGAGGTGAACCCGCCGCGGGTGGTGCCGCGCCCCGCGCCCGACCCGCGGGCTGTCCAGGAGAGCGCGGCCCGGAAGGAGCGGACGCAGAGCGTGTGA
- a CDS encoding SDR family NAD(P)-dependent oxidoreductase: MSEPDTGSGHSNLRGRVTIVTGAATGIGRSIARLAGAEGARLVLADVNTGEGEGTARDVIARGGEALFVPCDVSDPEQVRHLMDEAVRHFGRLDVLVNNAGIAGSAVPAHDLDVEDWDRVIAVNLRGPFLCAKYALPHLLANGAGVIVNVASTYGLIGAPLAPAYCASKGGVVNLTRQLAVDYGGRGVRVNAVCPGYVDTDMGGRRASLPPAQREAAQARREANAALQPLGRQAHADEIARAVLFLASDASSFMTGSIVTVDGGCTATFNHGAG, translated from the coding sequence ATGAGCGAACCTGACACGGGCTCCGGCCATTCAAACCTGCGCGGCCGGGTGACGATCGTCACGGGGGCGGCCACCGGCATCGGGCGCTCCATCGCGCGGCTCGCGGGGGCGGAGGGCGCCCGCCTCGTCCTGGCGGATGTCAACACCGGGGAGGGCGAGGGAACGGCGCGGGATGTGATCGCCCGGGGCGGGGAGGCGCTGTTCGTGCCCTGCGACGTCTCGGATCCCGAACAGGTCCGTCACCTGATGGACGAGGCCGTGCGGCACTTCGGCCGCCTCGACGTGCTGGTGAACAATGCGGGGATCGCGGGGAGTGCCGTCCCCGCCCACGACCTCGATGTCGAGGACTGGGACCGGGTGATCGCGGTGAATCTGCGCGGCCCCTTCCTCTGCGCGAAATACGCGCTGCCGCACCTGCTGGCGAATGGGGCGGGCGTGATCGTGAACGTCGCCTCGACGTACGGCCTGATCGGCGCGCCCCTCGCCCCCGCGTACTGCGCCTCCAAGGGAGGGGTGGTGAACCTCACCCGCCAGCTCGCCGTCGATTACGGCGGGCGGGGCGTGCGGGTGAACGCCGTCTGCCCCGGGTACGTGGACACCGACATGGGGGGCCGCCGCGCCAGCCTTCCCCCGGCCCAGCGGGAGGCGGCCCAGGCGCGGCGCGAGGCGAACGCCGCGTTGCAGCCCCTCGGGCGCCAGGCCCACGCGGACGAGATCGCCCGCGCCGTCCTGTTCCTTGCGTCAGACGCCAGCTCCTTCATGACGGGCTCCATTGTCACGGTCGACGGGGGCTGCACGGCCACGTTCAACCACGGCGCAGGGTGA
- a CDS encoding xanthine dehydrogenase family protein molybdopterin-binding subunit produces the protein MQQTTHLGKRRKIIDGLEKVTGNARYTADLALPGMVHARPVLSPYPHARVRAIDASAALALPGVIAVLTGHDLNGGRVAHSRPSLVLALDEAVFAGQPVAVVVAMSEARAQDGAGLLEIDYEELESVEDAAQALQDELLVWPQGVPGAETSQVSLHGGEAGEQGSEDPSNVNERRVFERGDARAALEGAHVVIDHSYTNAGVHQAYLEPHAVVARPGARPGEVTVYTSTQGQYVVRSEVAGALGLRERDVHVEPMTVGGGFGAKYGILDALVAAVALHVRRPVRMVLSRSEDMLTTTPAPAMTIRVRLGADASGRIVGLDVHAVIENGVFPYGHAGIIATVIGGMYRCENVRIETLEVLLNRAPVGAYRAPGVPQALFALESNIDELACALGQDPLELRLLNAAEDGDPTGTGRPWPDIGLKACLERAREHPIWQSRGQRPHEGVGLAVGGWPGGFSPAGAICRVDPDGTVRLHVGSVDISGVHSSMVLIAAETLGVDPDTVEIVQGTTDSGPYAPASGGSQVTISLSGAVLEASTQVRDQLLDLAAAHFESHREDVELAEGQARVRGVPGQSITLGQLAQLGQRLPGGPGPVVAEGRAAIKGGAPGFTAQLVRVQVDPDTGLVTPLEVVTIQDVGFALNPLLVEGQVQGGTAQGLSMGLYEGLHYSSGTLVSANFLEYAFPRATDLPPIEAVLVERASKHGPFGARIVGEPPITAGAAAVANAIRDAVGVRVTASPITSEALWRLMQVQKTGLSEGHL, from the coding sequence GTGCAGCAGACGACCCACCTCGGCAAACGGCGCAAGATCATCGACGGCCTTGAGAAGGTTACGGGAAATGCCCGCTACACGGCCGACCTCGCCCTTCCGGGCATGGTACACGCCCGTCCGGTCCTCTCGCCCTACCCGCACGCGCGTGTACGCGCAATCGACGCGAGTGCCGCCCTCGCCCTGCCCGGCGTGATCGCCGTGCTGACCGGGCATGACCTCAACGGGGGGCGCGTCGCCCACTCGCGCCCGAGCCTGGTCCTCGCGCTGGACGAGGCCGTCTTTGCCGGACAGCCTGTCGCGGTCGTGGTCGCCATGAGTGAGGCCAGGGCGCAGGACGGCGCTGGGCTCCTCGAGATCGACTACGAGGAGCTGGAGAGCGTCGAGGACGCGGCGCAGGCCCTGCAGGACGAACTGCTGGTGTGGCCGCAGGGGGTCCCCGGCGCTGAGACGAGCCAGGTGAGCCTCCACGGCGGGGAGGCCGGGGAACAGGGGAGCGAGGACCCCTCCAACGTCAACGAGCGCCGGGTCTTCGAGCGGGGCGACGCCCGCGCCGCCCTGGAAGGCGCCCACGTCGTGATCGACCACAGCTACACGAACGCCGGGGTGCATCAGGCGTACCTCGAACCGCACGCGGTGGTGGCGCGACCCGGCGCGCGGCCGGGCGAGGTCACGGTCTACACAAGCACCCAGGGTCAGTACGTCGTCCGCAGCGAGGTGGCGGGCGCCCTCGGGCTGCGTGAGCGCGACGTCCATGTCGAGCCCATGACGGTCGGCGGCGGCTTCGGCGCGAAGTACGGCATCCTCGACGCGCTCGTGGCGGCCGTCGCGCTGCATGTGCGGCGCCCCGTCCGCATGGTGCTCTCGCGCTCCGAGGACATGCTCACTACCACACCTGCGCCCGCCATGACTATCCGTGTACGCCTAGGCGCCGATGCCAGCGGCCGGATCGTCGGACTCGACGTACATGCCGTGATCGAGAACGGCGTCTTCCCCTACGGACACGCCGGGATCATCGCCACCGTCATCGGCGGCATGTACCGCTGCGAGAACGTCCGCATCGAGACGCTGGAGGTGCTGCTGAACCGCGCCCCGGTCGGGGCGTACCGCGCGCCCGGCGTGCCGCAGGCGCTCTTCGCGCTCGAATCGAACATCGACGAACTGGCGTGCGCCCTCGGGCAGGACCCACTCGAACTGCGCCTCCTCAACGCCGCCGAGGACGGTGACCCGACCGGCACCGGCCGCCCCTGGCCGGACATCGGCCTCAAGGCCTGCCTGGAGCGGGCACGCGAGCACCCGATCTGGCAGTCCCGCGGTCAGCGCCCCCACGAGGGCGTGGGTCTGGCGGTGGGCGGGTGGCCGGGCGGCTTCTCGCCAGCGGGCGCGATCTGCCGGGTGGACCCGGACGGCACGGTGCGCCTGCATGTCGGCAGCGTGGATATCAGCGGCGTGCACAGCTCGATGGTCCTGATCGCCGCCGAGACGCTCGGCGTGGACCCGGACACGGTCGAAATCGTGCAGGGCACGACCGACAGCGGGCCGTACGCACCTGCCTCGGGCGGATCGCAGGTCACGATCAGCCTCTCGGGGGCGGTGCTGGAGGCGAGCACGCAGGTGCGCGACCAGCTGCTCGATCTGGCCGCCGCGCACTTCGAGTCACACCGAGAGGATGTCGAACTTGCCGAAGGTCAGGCCCGCGTCAGGGGCGTGCCGGGACAGTCAATCACGCTCGGGCAGCTCGCGCAGCTGGGTCAACGCCTTCCCGGAGGTCCCGGCCCGGTCGTGGCCGAGGGCCGCGCCGCCATCAAGGGGGGCGCGCCGGGCTTCACGGCGCAGCTCGTGCGCGTACAGGTCGACCCGGACACCGGCCTCGTCACGCCGCTCGAGGTCGTCACGATTCAGGACGTCGGCTTCGCGCTCAACCCCCTGCTCGTCGAGGGCCAAGTGCAGGGTGGCACTGCGCAGGGCCTGAGCATGGGCCTGTACGAGGGCCTGCATTACTCGAGCGGCACCCTCGTCAGCGCGAACTTCCTCGAATACGCCTTTCCCCGCGCCACCGATCTGCCACCCATCGAGGCAGTCCTCGTCGAGCGCGCCTCCAAGCACGGCCCGTTTGGGGCACGCATCGTCGGGGAGCCCCCGATCACGGCGGGAGCGGCCGCCGTTGCGAACGCGATTCGCGACGCGGTCGGCGTGCGGGTGACCGCGTCGCCGATTACGTCCGAAGCCCTGTGGCGGCTCATGCAGGTCCAGAAGACGGGCCTGAGTGAAGGGCACCTCTGA